In Ursus arctos isolate Adak ecotype North America unplaced genomic scaffold, UrsArc2.0 scaffold_2, whole genome shotgun sequence, the genomic stretch GTTTCTAAAGCTATTGGATTTGTCTGTGGAATCATAGGTGCCCACTAAGAAGAATTCCAGCGTTTTGGCCAGAAATTTGAATACGAATCAAGTTGAAGAAAGATCAGCCTGCAAGAGTAGCATTCAGGGTCTGAGCACATATGATAGGGAgcctaaaaatacagaaaattctcATGGAAAAGTTCAAATGAGGTCAGTTGGTGTGAATTCTCCTATAAAGGTACAGCAAGATCAGTTCCAACTAAAGAGCAGTGTAAAAGCAGGTCTTCACAATGGCAAaagctatttatctttttttaatacaaaatccTCTACTTCTCTGGAGCAGTTGCCATCTGCCAGCTTGAGTACACCTGTGCAGAAGCACGTAAGAAACGAACACCTTGCGTTTAATGCCAAATCTAAGTCTTCAGCAGTTGGTTCAGAATTGGTACTTGTATCAACTACCATTTCATCTGTTAATCATGTTTCTGATACAGAAATGAGTTATGCTCTTGATTGTTTACCTATGTTGGCTGATTGGGAGGATGTAGCTTTACTGCCAGCATCTCAGCCTGAGCAGAGTATAGATTATGTACCTTCCATTAGTGACTCAAACTTAGACACTTCATTTAATTCTATAGAAAGATTAATGGTTTTAAAAGAAGGCACAGAAGAAACTCCTCAAAAATATGGGACCTCTAAGTCTGTTGTATATAAGAGTCCACATACTACTATTTATCacgtgaaagaagccaaagaTCCAGATTCGGATGTTTCTGACTTTAAATTACCTGAATGCAAACCAAGTAGCTTCAACAGTGTTAATGCCACTATGTCCCATCCTTCAGTATTGGGGAAATATCCCCTCCTTTTAGATAGTACTAAAAGGAGTACTAAAAGGAGTCTGTCCAGTCCTCTATCTTTCCCATCAGCAAAAAAACAGATCCTCACTGTTCATGAAGAAAAGCCTACATCATCTGATGGCTCCCCAGTGAGAAGTTGTTCCCAGAAGGTCCTCCCCTCTATCTTAGCTTCTACAGTTAACCCGCAAGAGCCTTGGAAGAGTGGGAAAATGACACCGCCTTTATGCAAGTGTGGCCGAAGATCTAAGAGACTTGTTGTT encodes the following:
- the LOC125282370 gene encoding ERI1 exoribonuclease 2-like isoform X1 encodes the protein MATKKLARQLGLIRRKSVAPANGNLGRSKSKQFFDYLIVIDFESTCWNDGKRHQSQEIIEFPAVLLNTSTGEIESEFHAYVQPQEHPILSEFCMELTGIKQAQVDEGVPLRICLSQFCKWIQKIQQEKKIIFATGIPDLPNSEVKLCAFVTWSDWDLGVCLEYECKRKQLLKPVFLNSWIDLRVTYKIFYGRKPKGLSGALQEVGIQFLGREHSGLDDSRNTALLAWKMIRDGCLMKITRFLNKVPTKKNSSVLARNLNTNQVEERSACKSSIQGLSTYDREPKNTENSHGKVQMRSVGVNSPIKVQQDQFQLKSSVKAGLHNGKSYLSFFNTKSSTSLEQLPSASLSTPVQKHVRNEHLAFNAKSKSSAVGSELVLVSTTISSVNHVSDTEMSYALDCLPMLADWEDVALLPASQPEQSIDYVPSISDSNLDTSFNSIERLMVLKEGTEETPQKYGTSKSVVYKSPHTTIYHVKEAKDPDSDVSDFKLPECKPSSFNSVNATMSHPSVLGKYPLLLDSTKRSTKRSLSSPLSFPSAKKQILTVHEEKPTSSDGSPVRSCSQKVLPSILASTVNPQEPWKSGKMTPPLCKCGRRSKRLVVSNNGPNHGKVFYCCPVGKYQENRKCCGYFKWEQTLQKERANSRVLSHSPGGLTFSSPEISHICDRNVNFSTKNSLRLRPSMRN
- the LOC125282370 gene encoding ERI1 exoribonuclease 2-like isoform X2, with the protein product MELTGIKQAQVDEGVPLRICLSQFCKWIQKIQQEKKIIFATGIPDLPNSEVKLCAFVTWSDWDLGVCLEYECKRKQLLKPVFLNSWIDLRVTYKIFYGRKPKGLSGALQEVGIQFLGREHSGLDDSRNTALLAWKMIRDGCLMKITRFLNKVPTKKNSSVLARNLNTNQVEERSACKSSIQGLSTYDREPKNTENSHGKVQMRSVGVNSPIKVQQDQFQLKSSVKAGLHNGKSYLSFFNTKSSTSLEQLPSASLSTPVQKHVRNEHLAFNAKSKSSAVGSELVLVSTTISSVNHVSDTEMSYALDCLPMLADWEDVALLPASQPEQSIDYVPSISDSNLDTSFNSIERLMVLKEGTEETPQKYGTSKSVVYKSPHTTIYHVKEAKDPDSDVSDFKLPECKPSSFNSVNATMSHPSVLGKYPLLLDSTKRSTKRSLSSPLSFPSAKKQILTVHEEKPTSSDGSPVRSCSQKVLPSILASTVNPQEPWKSGKMTPPLCKCGRRSKRLVVSNNGPNHGKVFYCCPVGKYQENRKCCGYFKWEQTLQKERANSRVLSHSPGGLTFSSPEISHICDRNVNFSTKNSLRLRPSMRN